The Corynebacterium camporealensis genome contains a region encoding:
- a CDS encoding alcohol dehydrogenase catalytic domain-containing protein, translating to MKIRGAVLETLGAPRPYAESRPLNVQELELDAPGPNEVLVKIAASGVCHSDLSVVNNNRPRPLPMLLGHESAGFVEAVGEGVDDLEIGQQVVFTFLPRCGECRECKTDGQMPCSVGTIYNEEGSLMRGTRRLHRDGEQVHHHVGVSCFATHAVAARESLVPIGNDVPSDIAAVFGCAILTGGGAVLNEIKPGPEDTVAVVGIGGVGMAAIITAVGLGVKKVVGIDMQESKRQTALELGADEVYSPQEAEEQGLVFDGVIEAAGHPKALETAFKVTRAGGITATVGLPAPNSQIVIDPLVVTAQARRLHGSYLGSSVPSKDIPKYEQLWREGKLNAEGLISSHIKLDEINEAMDALSDGTVLRQIITFD from the coding sequence ATCAAGATCCGTGGTGCAGTTCTAGAAACCCTAGGCGCTCCACGCCCCTACGCTGAATCCCGCCCGCTTAACGTGCAGGAGCTGGAACTGGATGCACCAGGCCCGAACGAGGTTCTGGTCAAGATTGCCGCTTCCGGTGTTTGCCATTCCGACCTGTCCGTGGTGAATAACAACCGCCCGCGCCCGCTTCCAATGCTGCTGGGTCACGAGTCCGCAGGTTTCGTTGAGGCAGTCGGCGAGGGCGTCGACGACCTGGAGATCGGCCAGCAAGTTGTGTTTACCTTCCTTCCGCGCTGTGGCGAGTGCCGCGAGTGCAAGACCGACGGCCAGATGCCGTGTTCGGTCGGCACCATCTACAACGAAGAAGGCTCGTTGATGCGCGGTACCCGCCGCCTGCACCGCGATGGCGAGCAAGTTCACCACCACGTTGGTGTTTCTTGCTTTGCTACCCACGCTGTTGCTGCACGCGAGTCCCTGGTTCCGATTGGCAACGACGTTCCTTCCGATATTGCTGCAGTGTTTGGCTGCGCCATCCTCACCGGTGGCGGCGCAGTGCTCAACGAGATCAAGCCTGGTCCGGAGGACACTGTTGCCGTCGTCGGTATTGGTGGCGTGGGCATGGCTGCCATCATCACCGCAGTTGGCCTCGGTGTGAAGAAGGTCGTGGGCATCGATATGCAGGAGTCTAAGCGTCAGACCGCTCTGGAACTCGGCGCTGACGAGGTCTACTCCCCACAGGAAGCAGAAGAGCAGGGCCTGGTCTTCGACGGAGTTATCGAGGCTGCCGGCCATCCGAAGGCACTCGAAACCGCATTCAAGGTCACCCGCGCTGGTGGCATCACCGCGACGGTCGGTCTGCCGGCACCAAACAGCCAGATTGTCATCGACCCGCTCGTTGTCACCGCACAGGCTCGTCGCCTGCACGGTTCCTACCTTGGCTCTTCGGTCCCAAGCAAGGATATTCCGAAGTACGAGCAGCTGTGGCGCGAAGGCAAGCTCAACGCTGAAGGCCTGATTTCTTCCCACATCAAGCTGGATGAAATCAACGAAGCGATGGATGCGCTCTCGGATGGAACGGTCCTGCGTCAGATCATCACCTTTGACTAA
- a CDS encoding solute carrier family 23 protein: MAIYEREHGGEQPYWPLGPFQVRLPLVHYRLETAEIVQGIIMVVVAMAIIPHLEEHAGVPYEIALAICVVAHGFGNLLPALLGAPYIAGWITPALPLVATYLGDFEPGQESIQALIALNIIVFGIFFILGITKTGSKILRFVPNSMQAGIILGAGIAALMGEIGEGGTVLEAPIAMIVAALLTVYFMFSESFDQLTKRFKFAKITSNYGIVPALTAAIAVAFVTNEFPRPNVEWGVTVPDFAGLWQYSPFVAGFPAMEVFLAAIPTAIISYIIAYGDIIVGKTLNARADEVRQDEKIDYNIDRLHLVTSFRNLIMALFAPSPGQGGPIWTAIQATVSARYAHGRKAMDSIYSGGGTLHIACTLALFILPVITFFQPFQPLALSVTMLATAYVCIQVGLEQLKSTVETGVAGVVAVVLALHGAVYALLVGVILYLLVEKRYLKDDEPQVEEDPDHHLIPEENEVEPLSNEDVEADKK, from the coding sequence ATGGCAATCTATGAGAGAGAACACGGCGGTGAACAGCCATATTGGCCATTAGGGCCATTCCAGGTACGCCTGCCGTTGGTGCATTACCGACTGGAAACAGCAGAAATCGTGCAGGGCATCATCATGGTCGTGGTGGCCATGGCTATCATTCCTCACCTTGAGGAACACGCGGGCGTTCCTTATGAAATCGCTCTGGCGATTTGCGTTGTTGCCCACGGCTTCGGCAACCTGCTGCCGGCACTGCTGGGTGCTCCTTACATCGCAGGTTGGATTACTCCTGCACTACCCCTTGTGGCGACATATCTCGGCGACTTTGAGCCAGGGCAAGAATCCATTCAGGCGCTTATCGCGCTGAACATCATCGTCTTTGGCATCTTCTTCATCCTCGGTATCACCAAGACCGGTTCGAAGATCCTGCGCTTTGTTCCGAACTCTATGCAGGCCGGAATTATCCTTGGTGCCGGTATCGCGGCACTGATGGGTGAAATCGGTGAGGGCGGTACCGTGCTGGAGGCGCCCATCGCCATGATTGTGGCTGCGCTGCTGACCGTGTACTTCATGTTCTCGGAGTCTTTTGACCAGCTGACCAAGCGCTTTAAGTTCGCCAAGATTACCTCGAACTACGGCATCGTTCCGGCGCTGACTGCTGCTATCGCCGTTGCGTTCGTGACCAACGAGTTCCCGCGTCCTAACGTCGAGTGGGGCGTGACCGTACCGGACTTCGCAGGACTCTGGCAGTACTCGCCATTCGTTGCGGGATTCCCTGCAATGGAAGTCTTCCTTGCAGCTATCCCGACCGCGATTATTTCCTACATCATTGCCTACGGCGACATCATCGTCGGTAAGACCCTGAACGCCCGCGCTGATGAGGTTCGCCAGGACGAGAAGATCGACTACAACATCGACCGCCTGCACCTGGTGACCTCTTTCCGTAACCTGATCATGGCGCTGTTCGCTCCGAGCCCTGGCCAGGGTGGCCCCATCTGGACTGCAATCCAGGCCACCGTTTCTGCTCGTTATGCCCATGGCCGCAAGGCAATGGACTCGATTTACAGTGGCGGCGGCACCCTGCACATCGCGTGTACCCTCGCACTGTTTATCCTGCCGGTCATCACCTTCTTCCAGCCGTTCCAGCCACTCGCGCTGTCGGTGACCATGCTGGCTACCGCGTACGTCTGTATCCAGGTTGGCCTGGAGCAGCTGAAGTCCACTGTCGAAACCGGCGTTGCTGGTGTCGTGGCAGTCGTGCTGGCACTGCACGGTGCAGTCTACGCCCTGCTGGTCGGCGTCATCCTGTACCTGCTGGTGGAGAAGCGCTACCTGAAGGACGACGAGCCACAGGTGGAAGAAGACCCCGACCACCACCTCATCCCAGAGGAAAATGAAGTCGAGCCTTTGAGCAACGAGGATGTCGAAGCTGACAAAAAGTAA
- a CDS encoding SDR family NAD(P)-dependent oxidoreductase, with translation MTKWNTEGKTAVITGGGSGLGLAAATMWAANGGNVAVLDFSEDRLDAVRQALGKETLAIQTDVTDSSSVDAAIAQVLEHFGTIDALVNCAGNSRPGPTAEVSDGDWTGVMGVHVDGAFRVCRAAFPALKQSKGAIVNISSIAGTLGMPGRASYNTAKHAINGLTKSLAVEWAKHGIRVNAVAPGYNETALTLKQINEGILDPTPVSERTPLNRWGKPSEIADCICFLATEASSYITGQSIRVDGGMSVDGNWYK, from the coding sequence ATGACTAAGTGGAATACCGAAGGCAAGACTGCGGTGATTACTGGTGGCGGTTCGGGCCTAGGCCTTGCTGCTGCCACGATGTGGGCTGCGAATGGCGGTAACGTCGCTGTTCTTGATTTCTCGGAAGACAGGCTTGACGCGGTGCGTCAAGCGCTTGGTAAGGAAACTTTGGCTATCCAGACCGATGTCACCGATTCGTCCTCAGTTGATGCTGCCATTGCACAGGTGCTTGAACACTTCGGCACGATTGACGCCTTGGTGAATTGTGCGGGTAACTCGCGTCCGGGTCCTACTGCTGAAGTAAGCGATGGTGATTGGACCGGTGTGATGGGTGTGCACGTTGATGGGGCTTTCCGTGTCTGCCGGGCAGCCTTCCCAGCGCTGAAGCAATCTAAGGGCGCTATCGTTAATATCTCCTCGATTGCTGGCACGTTGGGCATGCCGGGGCGTGCGAGTTACAACACTGCTAAGCACGCCATCAACGGTCTGACGAAGTCTTTGGCTGTCGAGTGGGCTAAGCACGGTATCCGCGTGAATGCGGTGGCACCGGGCTATAACGAGACAGCGTTGACCTTGAAGCAAATTAATGAGGGCATTCTGGATCCAACTCCGGTCAGCGAACGTACTCCTTTGAACCGATGGGGTAAGCCCTCGGAGATTGCGGATTGTATTTGTTTCCTGGCAACGGAAGCGTCGTCTTATATCACCGGGCAATCGATTCGCGTTGATGGCGGTATGTCAGTGGACGGTAACTGGTACAAGTAA
- a CDS encoding alpha/beta hydrolase codes for MNQPLHTAKDEYSGRPITQDAWTALEEYRTTGAVKFESLEIPFLRDFYVESSRAAALQETVEIEVTDYDRGDYRVRLYDPRPVEQRDDETPAILFAHGGGWTIGNLETHDSPARRLAIASGFPVVAVDYRLAPEHPYPAAIEDCCDALRWLADASSEHGVDASSLNVVGDSAGGQLAAVLANECADDDSLQPLLTQSLIYPAVDLTEERIATGGSYQRIQEGYLLVKSTSSWFINNYVSEVDDRSASDISPLYADLPSSLPATYILTVDNDPLADEGIEYAGKLALAGAKVTHRHLPGYHHGIINSAGTVRAAEEELGNIAEFIRKHNS; via the coding sequence ATGAATCAGCCCCTACACACCGCGAAAGATGAGTACAGCGGTCGCCCTATCACTCAAGACGCCTGGACTGCGTTGGAGGAATACCGCACTACTGGTGCGGTGAAGTTTGAATCGTTGGAAATTCCTTTCCTGCGTGACTTCTACGTCGAATCCAGCAGGGCTGCTGCGCTGCAGGAAACTGTCGAAATCGAGGTCACTGATTACGACCGTGGCGATTACCGAGTGCGTTTGTATGACCCGCGTCCTGTGGAGCAGCGGGATGATGAGACTCCCGCAATCTTGTTCGCCCACGGTGGTGGGTGGACCATCGGCAATTTGGAAACGCATGATTCTCCGGCGCGTCGTCTAGCGATTGCATCTGGATTCCCCGTGGTGGCTGTCGACTACCGTCTTGCACCGGAACACCCCTACCCGGCTGCGATAGAGGATTGCTGCGATGCGCTGCGTTGGCTTGCGGATGCTTCTTCAGAACACGGCGTAGATGCTTCTAGCCTCAACGTGGTAGGTGATTCCGCGGGTGGCCAACTCGCTGCGGTGCTCGCTAATGAATGTGCCGACGACGATTCACTGCAACCGTTGCTTACGCAATCGCTCATCTACCCTGCCGTTGATCTGACTGAAGAGCGCATCGCAACCGGTGGTTCCTACCAGCGTATCCAGGAAGGGTACCTGTTGGTTAAGAGCACCTCTAGCTGGTTTATCAATAACTACGTCAGCGAGGTCGATGACCGTAGTGCTAGCGATATCAGTCCTCTGTACGCGGACCTTCCTTCTTCGTTACCTGCCACGTACATCCTTACCGTGGATAATGACCCGCTAGCCGATGAAGGAATCGAATACGCCGGGAAGCTTGCCCTCGCTGGTGCGAAAGTCACTCACCGCCATCTGCCGGGTTACCACCACGGCATCATCAACTCTGCTGGTACAGTTCGTGCAGCTGAGGAAGAACTAGGCAACATTGCGGAGTTCATTCGCAAGCACAATTCCTAG
- a CDS encoding MFS transporter translates to MAGSIVEWYEFFIYSTAAALVFSRTFFPESDNPLDAVLAAFLTYAVGFVARPLGGIVFGQLGDRYGRKKLLQVSLLTIGIATFLMGCLPDFSVWGYAAPITLALLRFVQGFAVGGEWGGAVLLVGEHSPPAQRGYWSSYPQAAACAGNVLASVVLLTANSLLSDAAFLTWGWRIAFWLSAVVVIVGYYIRTKVEDAPIFKQAAAERERRRDDAVGFGVVLREYPVVVLKAAVVRVGENALYFLIVAFSLTYLTLSDLLSSQDVLLILLIGNVVQFFAMLVGGYLADRLGRRRTFLLGGVLCLVWAPFYFPLLNTGSFAIVLFAMLWGLIPQAFMSATVASLFSEMFPTRARYSGISAAYQLGAILGGSLSPIIATQLWSATGTWWPIALYIFVVLGISLLVLVRSVRETSGVRLEDVDDEAKQWTT, encoded by the coding sequence ATGGCTGGGTCGATTGTGGAATGGTATGAATTTTTCATCTACAGCACGGCTGCGGCACTGGTGTTTAGCAGGACGTTCTTCCCGGAGTCGGATAATCCGCTCGATGCGGTGCTGGCGGCGTTTTTGACCTATGCGGTGGGCTTTGTGGCGCGGCCGCTGGGTGGGATTGTCTTTGGGCAACTCGGCGATCGTTATGGGCGCAAGAAGTTGTTGCAGGTCTCGCTGCTGACCATTGGTATTGCGACGTTTCTCATGGGTTGCCTGCCGGATTTCAGCGTGTGGGGTTATGCGGCGCCGATTACGCTGGCGCTGCTGCGTTTCGTGCAGGGCTTTGCCGTTGGTGGTGAGTGGGGCGGTGCGGTGCTGCTGGTGGGTGAGCATTCCCCGCCGGCGCAGCGCGGTTATTGGTCCTCGTATCCGCAGGCAGCAGCGTGTGCGGGCAATGTGCTGGCTTCAGTGGTGCTGCTGACTGCAAATAGTTTGCTCTCCGATGCCGCCTTCCTCACCTGGGGCTGGCGCATCGCCTTCTGGTTGTCGGCGGTGGTGGTCATCGTCGGGTACTACATCCGTACGAAGGTTGAGGATGCGCCCATCTTCAAGCAGGCTGCTGCGGAGCGCGAACGGCGTCGCGATGATGCAGTGGGCTTTGGTGTGGTGCTGCGCGAGTACCCGGTGGTGGTTCTGAAAGCTGCGGTGGTGCGCGTGGGTGAGAATGCTTTGTACTTCCTCATCGTGGCGTTCAGTCTGACCTACTTGACGCTGTCGGATTTGTTGAGCTCCCAGGACGTGTTGCTGATTCTGCTGATTGGCAACGTCGTGCAGTTCTTCGCGATGCTCGTGGGCGGTTACCTTGCCGACCGCCTTGGCCGGAGACGAACCTTCTTGCTGGGTGGTGTGCTGTGTTTGGTGTGGGCGCCTTTTTATTTCCCATTGCTCAATACGGGTTCTTTCGCGATCGTGTTGTTTGCGATGTTGTGGGGACTTATTCCGCAGGCATTCATGTCCGCGACGGTGGCGTCGCTGTTTAGCGAGATGTTCCCTACCCGCGCCCGCTACTCCGGAATCTCGGCTGCGTACCAGCTCGGTGCAATTTTGGGTGGTTCGCTCTCCCCTATCATCGCCACCCAACTGTGGAGTGCGACCGGGACGTGGTGGCCGATTGCGCTCTACATCTTCGTCGTGCTGGGCATCTCGTTGCTCGTGTTGGTGCGCAGCGTGCGGGAGACTTCTGGTGTGCGGTTGGAAGATGTGGATGACGAGGCGAAACAGTGGACTACGTGA
- a CDS encoding DEAD/DEAH box helicase, with protein sequence MANTPTAVDESVQNQDTSQLAPGVTIECRDEQWLVNNVSKTADGFRIRCRGVSDYVRDQTATFFTALDKIQVFDPADVTVKPDDSPHFRHSRLWLESTLRRTPVPLYQENLEVATQMLADPLDYQLSAVRTALSDDRIRPRVLLADAVGLGKTLEIGMILSELIRRGRGERILVVTPKHVMEQFQQELWTRFAVPLVRLDSQGIQKVRQKLPASKNPFSYFPRVIVSMDTLKSPKYRAQLQKSRWDAVVIDEIHNATNAGSQNNELARTLAPTTESLILASATPHNGREDSFKEILRLLDPLSVRKDGSIDMQAAKKLIIRRHRNSPEVASVVGQKWAQRKEPRNIPVEASPEENAVARELAGTWVQNNLSSERLFPWTLVKAFLSSPAALQETIDNRRKNLEQQDDQSTELQNLNHLAELNAKVTEEHSNKFIALVDYLQEIGVKKGSERRAVIFSERVATLHWLKENLDKHLKLGKGAVKVMHGGLPDTEQLALIDEFKREDTPLRILITGDVASEGVNLHSQCHHLVHYDIPWSLIRIQQRNGRIDRYGQEHSPEITALLLDPQDADSIGELHVLTRLIEREYSANQLLGDAAPLMGKHNPKAEEDEIRRILTRERDFEEVVASPEDIVTGAHAKVQPSEPAAQDDDTDDIFALLLAAEEESAEANEDSDSNGASPSDHPAADSIRRSLYAAENKYLEDALNEAFNDQAFAKSQAGGVEYVEHDNDIVELTPPKDLQRRFDYLPQDYVSYRKVAERLMLATSVPKGEQHLRAAREGDSQKSWPRAHFLGPLHPVTEWAADRALASMPQSEIPAVLGDVTEPTVLLMGTLTNSRGQVVSRVFLSAKELPFLRAEDGTKTAQSTGIADVHAWLREVGLQDRAINPGDFETPEDTTALIAAAVSAAEDSLDMTKGAAQEKANQRIDTWKRRRKDWEDHGHSQRTLLVRDTERLIQQESELLVSMTPQRSLVRPLVVILPRKRA encoded by the coding sequence ATGGCTAATACCCCAACCGCCGTCGATGAGTCAGTGCAGAACCAGGACACCTCGCAGCTTGCGCCGGGTGTGACTATTGAGTGCCGCGATGAGCAGTGGCTGGTCAACAACGTGAGCAAGACTGCGGATGGTTTCCGCATTCGCTGTCGTGGCGTGAGTGATTACGTCCGCGACCAGACTGCGACGTTTTTTACTGCGCTAGATAAAATTCAGGTCTTCGACCCGGCGGATGTGACGGTCAAGCCGGATGATTCCCCGCACTTCCGCCATTCACGCCTGTGGTTGGAATCGACCCTGCGCCGTACGCCGGTGCCGCTGTATCAGGAGAACCTGGAAGTCGCCACACAGATGTTGGCAGACCCGTTGGACTACCAGCTGTCTGCGGTACGCACTGCGCTTTCCGATGACCGCATACGCCCCCGCGTCCTGCTCGCCGATGCAGTGGGCCTAGGCAAGACGTTGGAAATCGGAATGATTTTATCCGAGCTTATCCGCCGCGGCCGCGGTGAGCGCATCCTCGTGGTTACCCCAAAGCACGTGATGGAGCAGTTCCAACAGGAGCTGTGGACGCGCTTCGCCGTGCCGCTGGTGCGCCTGGATTCCCAGGGCATTCAGAAGGTGCGCCAGAAGCTACCCGCCTCGAAGAACCCTTTCTCGTACTTCCCGCGCGTGATTGTCTCGATGGATACGTTGAAGTCGCCGAAGTACCGCGCGCAGCTGCAAAAGTCCCGTTGGGATGCCGTGGTTATCGATGAGATTCACAACGCCACCAACGCCGGCTCGCAAAACAATGAGCTGGCCCGCACCCTGGCACCGACCACGGAGTCGCTCATCCTGGCCTCAGCCACCCCGCACAATGGTCGCGAGGATTCCTTCAAAGAGATTCTGCGTCTGCTGGACCCGTTGTCGGTGCGCAAGGATGGAAGTATCGATATGCAGGCGGCCAAGAAGCTGATTATCCGCCGCCACCGCAACTCCCCTGAGGTGGCGTCCGTGGTGGGGCAGAAGTGGGCGCAGCGCAAGGAGCCGCGCAACATCCCGGTGGAAGCCTCCCCGGAAGAAAACGCCGTGGCCCGCGAGCTGGCCGGCACCTGGGTGCAGAACAACTTAAGCAGCGAGCGCCTGTTCCCCTGGACCCTGGTCAAGGCTTTCCTGTCCTCCCCGGCGGCACTCCAGGAGACCATCGACAACCGCCGCAAGAACCTCGAGCAGCAAGATGACCAGTCCACTGAGCTGCAGAACCTCAACCACCTGGCGGAGCTTAACGCCAAGGTCACCGAGGAACACTCCAATAAGTTCATCGCCTTGGTCGATTACCTCCAAGAAATCGGCGTGAAGAAGGGCTCGGAGCGCCGCGCTGTAATTTTCTCCGAGCGCGTAGCCACCCTGCACTGGCTCAAGGAAAACCTGGACAAGCACCTCAAGCTGGGAAAGGGCGCGGTCAAGGTCATGCACGGTGGCCTGCCCGATACGGAGCAGCTCGCGCTTATCGACGAATTCAAGCGCGAAGACACCCCCTTGCGCATCCTCATTACTGGCGATGTCGCCTCCGAAGGTGTGAACCTGCACTCCCAGTGCCACCACCTGGTCCACTACGACATCCCCTGGTCGCTGATTCGCATCCAGCAGCGCAATGGCCGCATCGACCGCTACGGCCAGGAGCACAGCCCGGAAATCACCGCATTGCTGCTCGACCCGCAGGACGCCGATTCTATTGGTGAACTCCACGTGCTCACCCGCCTGATTGAACGCGAGTACTCCGCGAATCAATTGCTTGGCGATGCCGCACCCCTCATGGGCAAGCACAACCCTAAAGCGGAGGAGGACGAAATCCGTCGCATCCTCACCCGCGAGCGCGACTTCGAAGAAGTCGTGGCCAGCCCCGAAGACATCGTCACCGGAGCGCATGCCAAGGTGCAGCCAAGCGAACCAGCTGCACAAGACGACGACACCGACGACATCTTCGCCCTGCTGTTGGCAGCTGAAGAGGAAAGCGCCGAAGCCAACGAGGACTCCGATAGCAACGGTGCATCGCCTAGCGATCACCCCGCCGCTGATTCGATCCGCCGCAGCCTCTATGCCGCGGAGAACAAGTACCTTGAAGACGCACTCAACGAGGCCTTCAACGACCAGGCCTTCGCCAAGTCTCAGGCGGGCGGTGTCGAATACGTCGAACACGACAACGACATCGTGGAACTAACCCCACCGAAGGACTTGCAGCGACGCTTCGATTACCTGCCGCAGGATTACGTCTCCTACCGCAAGGTGGCCGAACGCCTCATGCTGGCAACGTCTGTTCCGAAGGGCGAACAGCACCTGCGCGCCGCACGCGAGGGCGATTCGCAGAAGTCCTGGCCGCGTGCGCACTTCTTAGGCCCGCTACACCCGGTGACCGAATGGGCTGCGGATAGGGCGCTGGCCTCGATGCCACAAAGTGAAATCCCGGCAGTGCTTGGCGATGTCACCGAACCCACCGTCCTACTCATGGGCACGCTGACCAACTCCCGCGGTCAGGTGGTCTCCCGTGTGTTCCTCTCCGCGAAGGAATTGCCTTTCCTACGCGCCGAGGACGGCACCAAGACCGCACAGTCCACCGGTATTGCCGACGTTCATGCCTGGCTGCGTGAGGTCGGATTACAAGACCGCGCGATTAACCCGGGTGACTTCGAAACCCCAGAAGACACCACGGCACTAATCGCCGCCGCAGTCAGCGCAGCAGAGGACAGTCTGGATATGACCAAGGGCGCTGCACAAGAAAAAGCCAACCAGCGCATCGACACCTGGAAGAGGCGCCGCAAGGACTGGGAAGACCACGGGCACAGCCAGCGCACCTTGTTGGTTCGCGATACCGAGCGACTCATCCAGCAAGAAAGCGAACTGTTGGTCTCTATGACTCCGCAGCGCAGCCTGGTCAGACCGCTGGTGGTCATCCTCCCGCGCAAGCGTGCTTAA